The following proteins come from a genomic window of Penaeus monodon isolate SGIC_2016 chromosome 22, NSTDA_Pmon_1, whole genome shotgun sequence:
- the LOC119587458 gene encoding calcium-activated potassium channel slowpoke-like codes for MSQDHSFPVLLELLQCKSKELFDEVFQPRPEDGDVSVFCYAEFKLRLMGYSCLIPGFSTLLANLILPDRVEDIASVRTSVNLS; via the exons ATGTCTCAAGATCACAGCTTCCCAGTACTCCTGGAATTGCTTCAGTGCAAGAGCAAG GAACTCTTTGATGAGGTGTTTCAGCCAAGACCAGAAGACGGCGATGTGAGTGTCTTCTGCTATGCAGAGTTTAAGCTTAGACTGATGGGCTATTCATGCCTCATCCCTGGATTCTCCACATTACTGGCAAACCTAATTTTGCCAGATAGGGTTGAAGATATCGCCAGTGTACGTACATCCGTTAATCTAAGTTGA